One Coffea arabica cultivar ET-39 chromosome 5e, Coffea Arabica ET-39 HiFi, whole genome shotgun sequence DNA segment encodes these proteins:
- the LOC140006839 gene encoding uncharacterized protein, producing MDRQVIGRGRGRPTRQHPKAGGDREPEVNPDQGQEGGAGDGVATAINRITDVLERLTENQATGPGRHQGGPVDPDDRALERFLKFGPPKFYGGPEPEVAEGWWERITEIFTALNYTEERKVTFATFQFEGAARSWLNLMRVHWETNHTPRTWVNFTRKFNAKFLPPLIQEKREDDFIRCKQGAMSVAEYEIQFTKLSRFAPELIATEQRRVRRFVQGLNVELQESLAAVRIDTFADAVERAQRVEVARAQVKSFQAKKRFSPSSSREPTYENTPPAIVGRGTGGVTSPGAPRGALARGTGARNAGGRNNGTRGGPIGRAQPRNISQGGRAIISQMTCAYCKKPGHTMDDCWKRQGKCLKCGSSEHQISGCPKMQEGTTSNARPNTSGGSRPTVPARVYAIGDQPVPDSSEVVEGTLPIFHRLAKVLIDPGATHSFVNPSFMSGIDVQPVRLPFDLEVRTPMGNKNVITSLAYKNCEFWIGERKMLVDLISLDIKSYDVIIGMDFLGHYHAKLDC from the coding sequence ATGGATcgccaagtgataggaaggggCCGCGGGAGACCCACTAGACAACACCCGAAAGCGGGTGGAGATAGAGAGCCTGAGGTCAACCCAGACCAAGGGCAAGAGGGCGGGGCCGGAGATGGAGTGGCCACCGCTATTAACCGTATCACTGACGTTCTAGAGCGCTTGACTGAAAACCAAGCCACTGGACCAGGGCGTCATCAGGGAGGCCCAGTTGATCCCGATGATCGGGCACTGGAAAGGTTCCTGAAGTTTGGACCTCCCAAATTCTACGGAGGACCTGAGCCGGAAGTGGCTGAAGGCTGGTGGGAGAGGATCACTGAGATCTTCACCGCCTTAAACTATACGGAGGAGCGAAAGGTGACTTTTGCCAccttccagtttgagggagccGCTCGCTCCTGGTTGAACCTAATGAGGGTTCATTGGGAGACTAATCATACACcaaggacttgggtgaacttcacaAGGAAGTTCAATGccaaattccttccacctctcattcaagagaagagagaggatgatttcATTAGATGCAAGCAAGGGGCGAtgagtgtcgccgaatatgaaATCCAGTTCACAAAGCTATCCCGCTTTGCACCTGAGTTGATAGCCACCGAGCAAAGGCGTGTTCGGAGGTTTGTgcagggtttgaatgtggaaCTACAGGAAAGTTTAGCCGCCGTAAGGATAGATACTTTCGCAGATGCTGTCGAAAGAGCTCAGAGAGTTGAAGTAGCTAGAGCTCAAGTGAAATCTTTTCAAGCTAAGAAAAGATTTTCCCCCAGCAGTAGTCGAGAGCCGACGTATGAAAATACTCCACCGGCTATAGTGGGCCGAGGTACAGGCGGAGTGACTAGTCCCGGAGCACCGCGAGGTGCATTAGCAAGGGGAACCGGGGCAAGGAATGCAGGGGGAAGAAACAATGGAACTAGAGGGGGACCGATTGGAAGAGCACAACCTAGGAATATCTCGCAAGGAGGCCGAGCCATAATTTCCCAAATGACTTGTGCATATTGTAAGAAACCTGGTCATACTATGGATGACTGCTGGAAGAGGCAAGGAAAGTGCTTGAAATGTGGAAGTAGCGAGCACCAAATTTCTGGATGTCCAAAAATGCAGGAAGGGACTACTTCGAACGCTAGACCAAACACTTCTGGAGGGAGCCGGCCGACAGTTCCTGCCAGAGTGTATGCTATAGGTGACCAACCTGTACCTGATTCCTCAgaagtggtcgaaggtacaCTTCCGATTTTTCATCGATTAGCTAAAGTGTTAATTGACCCTGGTGCAACCCATTCATTCGTAAATCCATCTTTTATGTCTGGAATAGATGTGCAACCTGTTAGATTACCCTTTGATCTTGAAGTTAGGACTCCCATGGGTAATAAGAATGTAATCACTAGTTTGGCTTATAAGAATTGTGAATTCTGGATTGGAGAGCGTAAAATGCTAGTGGATCTGATCAGTCTGGACATAAAAAGTTATGATGTTATAATAGGAATGGATTTTCTAGGCCATTATCATGCTAAACTTGACTGTTGA